The Drechmeria coniospora strain ARSEF 6962 chromosome 02, whole genome shotgun sequence genome has a segment encoding these proteins:
- a CDS encoding Aegerolysin, which produces MAYAQWIIVTIVNAIKPGKDIKVKNAELNWGKFWEGHDKDNEISATGVNSIVVAPGTIEMVKSCGRSDASSGTEGRFDLYDSNDKKICQVSWDCPWGSKSNSFDVHVDDSATYHVMNSSYIARSGAIGAVHIVIRDS; this is translated from the exons ATGGCATACGCCCAGTGGATCATTGTCACCATTGTCAACGCCATAAAGCCTGGCAAGGACATCAAAGTTAAGAATGCCGAGCTCAACTG GGGCAAGTTCTGGGAAGGCCACGATAAGGACAATGAGATATCAGCGACAGGTGTGAATAgtatcgtcgtcgccccggGTACCATCGAAATGGTCAAATCGTGCGGGCGCTCCGATGCCTCCTCAGGCACGGAGGGCAGATTTGACCTTTACGACAGCAACGACAAGAAGATTTGCCAAGTCTCCTGGGACTGTCCCTGGGGCTCAAAGTCGAACAGTTTTGACGTACACGTCGACGATAGCGCTACGTACCATGTGATGAATTCATCATACATCGCTAGAAGCGGAGCCATTGGCGCAGTGCACATTGTCATCCGGGATAGTTAA
- a CDS encoding hypothetical protein (related to F-LANa protein), with the protein MADLSMDSYWQLPAMARTAATAAFALSICIHLGLVPGWWFVWYPRYLWMIPPQIWRFITSFLITGPKMGLLLDPYFLYSYMSQLEVNNPRFPRKEDMIWYLMFVGGTIMTLIYLSGFGFTSFLSALIVAMCYTTTQEQRGMKANYMVVTIPAQMAPYVMLLMNLLFPGGAMNLLLQIHGLLAAHLFDFLTTIWPQYGGGKNLLPTPAFLTTVVGGFVAVHHRLAVALGLRSPYDVAPSGSGSAVADNWRARGAGKRLG; encoded by the exons atggccgaccTGTCCATGGACAGCTACTGGCAGCTGCCAGCCATGGCTCG AACTGCCGCGACGGCTGCGTTTGCCCTCTCCATCTGCATCCACCTGGGACTGGTTCCAGGATGGTGGTTCGTCTGGTACCCGCGGTACCTGTGGATGATACCGCCTCAGATATGGCGTTTCATAACGTCGTTTCTCATCACAGGACCCAAGATGGGCCTGCTTCTCGACCCGTATTTTCTCTACTCGTACATGAGCCAGCTCGAGGTGAACAACCCGCGATTCCCCCGAAAGGAGGACATGATCTGGTACCTGATGTTTGTCGGCGGAACCATCATG ACGTTGATCTACCTCTCCGGCTTTGGCTTCACCAGCTTTCTCTCGGCCTTGATTGTGGCCATGTGCTacacgacgacgcaggaACAGCGCGGCATGAAAGCCAACTACATGGTCGTCACCATACCTGCCCAGATGGCCCCATACGTCATGCTCCTGATGAACCTCCTCTTTCCCGGCGGCGCCATGAACTTGCTGTTGCAGATTCACGGCCTTCTCGCCGCTCATTTGTTTGACTTTTTGACCACGATTTGGCCCCAGTATGGTGGCGGGAAAAACCTACTGCCCACGCCTGCCTTTCTGACCACGGTCGTCGGTGGTTTTGTAGCTGTGCATCACCGTCTTGCAGTGGCTCTCGGTCTTCGTTCTCCGTATGACGTCGCGCCTTCTGGTTCGGGTTCAGCCGTCGCGGACAATTGGCGGGCAAGAGGTGCTGGTAAGCGACTGGGATGA